Below is a genomic region from Caretta caretta isolate rCarCar2 chromosome 18, rCarCar1.hap1, whole genome shotgun sequence.
AACCAGATCACCCCAGTAACAACACAGATGTGCAATGGGGTTAGGACTCGCCTGCAATCCAGTCGTAGCCCAAGAAAGGACGTGCTGACCAGCTAGCGGCAGGGATGGTGTATTCCTCAGGGTCCGACAGAAAAGTCACACGGCCAGCTTCCTTCTGGGGTGAAAAGAGTTCACAGCTCACTAGAGACTCCTTATGCGGCTACAAGGACACTGTGCTCCTCAAAGGGGACCTATCTGGTCGCTGTAGAAAGGGAGGTGGCTGTGGTCTAATGAACGGGGCTGAGAAATCTGGGCTCTAGTCTCAGCTGTACCAGCAAGTCACTGCCTGGCTTTGGGCATGTCTCtcacccctctctgcctcagtttccccatctgaaaaacgGAGACACGtggccaaggccacacagcaagtcagtgtcagacCCGCAATCAGCACGCAGGGCTTGCTGACTTCCAGCTCTGCGCTGACAACGGTACCATGGGCTGCCCTGAGCTGCCCTGCAGGATGACGGCAACAATGCGTGCCGGATGTATATGGTGTGCTGATGGAGACAAGCCGTGCAATGGGGATAACCCCCGGGCCCTCTGCGGGAAGCCGGTAGCCGTGCTGCCTGTCCTGTATGTGCGTGGTGAGGGCAGAAGTGGGATGATGGATCATTCCACAGAGAAGTGGGAAGAGGGTGGGCAAGATGCCAGGGGCCCTCAACTATTAGGAATGGAACAATTTGGCCCCGGACATTTATTTCCCCTCCACCTGGCTTGAGCTGCTCAGGCCAATGCCCATCGGGGTCTTTACCTTGGCTTCTTTACCCCCAAGTGTCAGCAGAATTGGTTTGGGAGTCCTGGAGTCTCTAACGGCCGCTCGCCGCCAGCCATTCCCATCCGCTGGGATCCTGCCCAGCATCGTCTCTGCCTCAGCCCTTGGCCTGCCCCTCTCCTGGGCGCTGTGGAGCACGGTGGATTGCTTTCTGCCCTCTCTGTGTTTCCCAGGGGTGGATTCTTCCTCTGGGGTTCTCAGGGCGTTGCCGTCTCTGGCCACTCGGGAGGTTTCTCTGGTGATGGACGCTGCCGGTGTGAAGCTTCGTTCTGCCCTGGGGGAACCCGGATATGCCCCCGCTCTGTGGTGtggcacccccctcccctccctgctgcacgCTACGTGTTTCAATGGCAAACGAAGGGCTGCCCTGGCGGCACTGGCTCCGGGTTCCACAGACACGAGTGTCACAGGGTCCGTCGCGGCCTTCCTCGCATGGCCTTGGTTCTCTTTCTGTAACGAGCACAGAGATCCACATGTCACCACACAGAGACCGGAGACAGCTCGGGAATTAGCACTACGATAACTCAGCCTCATACCGTTCTACGCATCTCCACCGTGCCATGCCAGAGTCACACAGAGGCTGccggagagagaagggggaaggcCTCGTGGGTGTGAATAGGCTACTTCCAGGCCTCTTTGCCCACAGGTGAGAATCACAGCAATGGGTGGCCTCTGAGGCGGTGGGGAATTAAAGGACAATGGTCCAGGTTACCCCTCCTCTCACCTCAGCTGGAGATACCTGCGTAACAGACGCTGCCCTAACTAGGCACTGTATTCTCTCCCACCTTGCGTCTCATGGGGACGAGAGGCAGAGCCTTTGTTAGACGGACGAAGCTCAGACCATGGGATCGCGTATTTCTCCAGCAGACTCCACGGCCACTGGATTGCACCACAAGTCTCATGCACCTGCACCTCACCTACCCAGCAACTCTCTCTGCAGCATTGCTGCCTGTCACCGTGGTGCCCATTtgcttcccagccctgtgcctggtGGATCTCAGCATTTCCAGTCCCGTGCCTCTGGGTACCGCAGGTTTGAAAAACGCCTTTTATATTAGGAAACCTCAGCTCCAGGCATTGAACAGTTAGAGAGGAAAATGCATTTCTGCGACAGCATCATTGCTCCTTTGCGCCACTCTTATCTAGCctacccagcccagcccagcacatACCCCTCTCTTAGGAACAGGGACAGCTCTCTCTGCATGAGTTGTTCTTCTGGAAAGAGAACACGCTGATAGTGGCTTGCGAGGAAGTCTTTTCTTGATTTCTTCCTGCTTCGCTttgagcctttccagaaggtctTGGTTTGCACGACGCAGCCTCTCCAGTTGCTCTGACTCTATCTTCTGCATGATGGTCCCTGTAGGGCCAGAGAAAGGTGAGTTGCATAACTGTGAGCACTCCACAAAGGAGCCGATTGGGAGGAGCCAGCTGAGTTACAAATTGCGGGGAATCCTCTCTAGAGATGCTTACAAGTGCTGGAGGGTTTTCTTACAGTTGGAGTTTTGATCAGATCCCCTGAGAAAGGAATCAGTCTCAAAAGTCTCCTGTCTTTACGAACTCTAAGAACAAGCATAATTTTTCATTCCTCTTCCCCTCGGGAAATTAACAAGTAATTTAGGCCCCTAATCTGGGTGCTCTTAAAGAGAGATTATAAAACCTAAAAGAGGAAATAAACcataatgatttaaaaaacaaaaacagaaccataggactggaagggacctcgagacgtcatctaatccagtcccctgcactcctggcaggagtGAATATTATTTAGCCCacccctgacaggtatttgtctaacctgctctgaaaaatctccagtgatggagattccacaacctccctaggcaatttactccagtgtttaaccaccctgacagttaggaagttttcactaatgtccaacctaaacctcccttgctgcaatttaagcccattgcttcttgtcctatcctcaggagGTTAACaacacttttctccctcctctttgtaacaaacttttatgtactagaaaactgttatcatgtcccctctcagtcttctcttttccagactaaacaaacccaattttttcaatctttcctcataggtcacgttttctagatctttcatcatttttgttgctcttctctggacttttgccaatttgtccacatctttcctgaaatgtggcacctagaattggacacaatactccagttgaggcctaatcggcgcagagtagagcagaagaattacttctcatgtcttgcttacaatacccctgctaatacatcccagaatgaagttcgcttttttttttttttttgcaacagtgtgacactgctgactcatatttagcttgtggtccactatgacccccagatccctttctgcagtactccttcctaggcagtcatttcctattttgtatgcatgcaactgactgttcctttctaagtggtgtactctgcatttgtcttcattgaatttcatcctatttacttcagaccatttctccagtatgtccagatcattttgaattttaatcctatcctccaaagcacttgcaaaccctcccagcttggtatcatccgcaaacttttaAGTGTACCCTCTATgctattatttaaattattgatgaaaatattgaacagaaccggatccAGAACTGAACCCTGCGGGGCCCCATTCATTATGCCCTTTCAGCATGACTTTGAACCTCTGGGAaggattttccaaccagttatgcgtCCACCTTATAGTATAGTATagtccatctaggttgcatttccctagtttgtttatgagatcatgcaaaacagtatcaaaagaaaaatatttaaatgaaattgGGTTTAAATAACCCTGCATTGAACATGAGAATGTGAAAACCTGTTAATTAGCCTAAATGTAGGCACCAAACCCCATACCCTTATTTGTAGAGGCGTGGAGCACCTGTACCTCTGTTTGATAACTTTGGCCTAgggttttaaaatactttttggtTTAATCGTAGCTATTTTAATAATTCCTAGAAATTTACACATTCAAAGCATTGTGCACACAGTAATTAATCCATAGAAGACCCTGGAGAAGTATGTAGGTCAGTATTGTCACCCACGTTTTACGGATGAGCTAACTAGAGCAGAAAGAGGGGAAATAACTTTCCGAAAGCCAGAGTGCGAATCAGTGACTCAGACAGGGCAAGTGTACCGACAGCCAATCCCATGCTGCCTCTCTCGTTAGTAATACAGGTAAGGgagttaaaacaacaaaagcttGTCTTGACAGGACgacaggaagaaggaggatcctgggaactacaggccagtcagcctcacttcagtccccggaaaaatcatggagcaggtcctcaaagaatcaatcctgaagcacttacatgagaggaaagtgatcaggaacagtcagcatggattcaccaaaggaaggtcatgcctgactaatctaatcgccttctatgatgagattactggttctgtggatgaagggaaagcagtggatgtattgtttcttgactttagcaaagcttttgacacggtctcccacagtattcttgtcagcaagttaaagaagtacgggctggatgaatgcactataaggtgggtagaaagttggctagattgtcgggctcaacgggtaatgatcaatggctccatgtctagttggcagccggtgtcaagtggagtgccccaggggtcggtcctggggctcgttttgttcaatatcttcataaatgatctggaggatggtgtggattgcactctcagcaaatttgcagatgatactaaaccgggaggagtggtagatacgctgaagggcagggataggatacagagggacctagacaaattggaggattgggccaaaagaaatctgatgaggttcaataaggataagtgcagggtcctgcacttaggacggaagaacccaatgcacagctacagactagggaccgaatggctaggcagcagttctgcggaaaagga
It encodes:
- the MIIP gene encoding migration and invasion-inhibitory protein isoform X1, with protein sequence MLGTGALANQAAAAGGFLLQTRSCREGTIMQKIESEQLERLRRANQDLLERLKAKQEEIKKRLPRKPLSACSLSRRTTHAERAVPVPKRGKENQGHARKAATDPVTLVSVEPGASAARAALRLPLKHVACSREGRGVPHHRAGAYPGSPRAERSFTPAASITRETSRVARDGNALRTPEEESTPGKHREGRKQSTVLHSAQERGRPRAEAETMLGRIPADGNGWRRAAVRDSRTPKPILLTLGGKEAKKEAGRVTFLSDPEEYTIPAASWSARPFLGYDWIAGLLETDSSLSEKSEQYFSELREFRQVNKEACVHEEDLGPEVPDYLAPEQEADLVSSSHQCVYCYRLNGRLFTVPVGSQSACPVCKTPRARRPPETLEEPAYVRVSIPRSTLLPAYKYKIHCRKSFEPADDLALPSHCLAGWENIIPSSSPTLSSLDLRTSLQQKPTDHSHLTLAPRMSGGTRTDQLLNLSRSAHFRLRNAS
- the MIIP gene encoding migration and invasion-inhibitory protein isoform X2, encoding MQKIESEQLERLRRANQDLLERLKAKQEEIKKRLPRKPLSACSLSRRTTHAERAVPVPKRGKENQGHARKAATDPVTLVSVEPGASAARAALRLPLKHVACSREGRGVPHHRAGAYPGSPRAERSFTPAASITRETSRVARDGNALRTPEEESTPGKHREGRKQSTVLHSAQERGRPRAEAETMLGRIPADGNGWRRAAVRDSRTPKPILLTLGGKEAKKEAGRVTFLSDPEEYTIPAASWSARPFLGYDWIAGLLETDSSLSEKSEQYFSELREFRQVNKEACVHEEDLGPEVPDYLAPEQEADLVSSSHQCVYCYRLNGRLFTVPVGSQSACPVCKTPRARRPPETLEEPAYVRVSIPRSTLLPAYKYKIHCRKSFEPADDLALPSHCLAGWENIIPSSSPTLSSLDLRTSLQQKPTDHSHLTLAPRMSGGTRTDQLLNLSRSAHFRLRNAS